From Rana temporaria chromosome 7, aRanTem1.1, whole genome shotgun sequence, the proteins below share one genomic window:
- the ANGPTL3 gene encoding angiopoietin-related protein 3 isoform X1, which yields MKVLLVLLPLVLSAAIEKKDEFNFESLPAEPKPRFAMLDDVRILANGLLQLGHGLKDFVQKTKNQINEIFQKLNVFDKSFYDLSEQTNEIREKEEELKVKTSRLQENNDELKNLSNKIYFQIEHLVQDKAQLQDKIGRLEEKLNQITEGQPDGQNHKDITSLKNYVEQQDHHIQRLLKVVQDQNTQLDHQNEQIKDLEVKLSNSSFHEGVKNSSASHSLDTHGSSYSNNSEEQTLKPNDQPRDCSDVYQQGEKMSGIYTIRPTNGTEFRVYCEMTPDAAWTVIQRRADGSLEFNQTWEDYRSGFGDLAGEFWLGLRNIYSLAQQADYILHIELQDWKYNTRFVEYLFTLGNQDTSYTLQVSQVLGNIPSALPEYTPLPFSTSDHHSQHLKCPSETSSGGWWKATCGGTNLNGKYTKPRSRAKSDKKRGQGLFWKPEKGRIYSLRSSKMMLYRTDLENFD from the exons ATGAAGGTCCTCCTCGTACTCCTTCCCCTGGTTCTGTCCGCGGCCATCGAGAAAAAAGACGAATTCAACTTCGAGTCTTTACCCGCGGAACCCAAACCCAGATTCGCCATGCTGGACGACGTGCGAATCTTAGCCAACGGCCTCCTACAGCTCGGCCACGGCCTGAAAGATTTTGTCCAGAAGACGAAAAACCAGATCAACGAGATCTTCCAGAAACTCAACGTTTTCGACAAGTCCTTCTACGACCTCTCGGAACAGACCAATGAGAtcagggagaaggaggaggaattGAAGGTGAAAACCTCCAGGCTGCAGGAGAACAACGACGAGCTCAAAAACTTGTCCAATAAAATCTACTTCCAGATAGAACATCTCGTGCAAGATAAAGCCCAGCTTCAAGACAAGATCGGCCGCTTGGAGGAGAAGCTGAATCAGATTACCGAGGGCCAACCGGATGGGCAAAACCACAAAGACATAACTTCGCTGAAA AATTATGTGGAGCAACAAGATCATCACATCCAACGGCTGCTGAAAGTGGTGCAAGATCAGAACACGCAACTCGATCACCAAAACGAGCAAATCAAGGACCTCGAGGTGAAG CTCAGCAATTCCAGCTTTCATGAGGGTGTCAAGAATTCATCTGCCAGCCATAGCCTGGATACCCACGGGTCGTCCTATTCCAACAACTCAGAAGAACAGACACTTAAACCAAATG ATCAACCACGAGACTGCAGTGATGTTTACCAGCAGGGCGAGAAGATGAGTGGAATCTATACCATCAGACCCACCAATGGGACAGAATTCAGAGTCTACTGTGAAATGACTCCAG ATGCGGCGTGGACGGTGATCCAGAGACGAGCAGATGGCTCTTTGGAGTTTAACCAGACTTGGGAAGATTACCGAAGCGGTTTTGGTGACCTCGCCG GTGAATTTTGGCTGGGATTGAGGAATATTTACTCTTTGGCTCAGCAAGCGGATTATATTCTTCACATCGAGCTCCAGGACTGGAAGTATAACACTCGATTTGTGGAGTACTTGTTCACCCTTGGGAACCAAGATACAAGTTACACGCTACAAGTCTCACAGGTTCTCGGAAATATCCCCAGCGCTCTACCTGAATACACACCGCTCCCATTCTCCACTAGCGATCACCACTCGCAGCACCTCAAATGTCCCTCCGAAACATCTTCAG GGGGGTGGTGGAAAGCTACCTGCGGCGGAACCAACCTGAATGGAAAATACACAAAACCGAGGTCTAGAGCAAAATCAGACAAGAAGAGAGGTCAGGGGTTGTTCTGGAAACCCGAGAAGGGCAGGATATACTCCCTGAGGTCTTCAAAGATGATGCTTTACCGTACCGACCTGGAGAACTTCGACTAG
- the ANGPTL3 gene encoding angiopoietin-related protein 3 isoform X2 has translation MKVLLVLLPLVLSAAIEKKDEFNFESLPAEPKPRFAMLDDVRILANGLLQLGHGLKDFVQKTKNQINEIFQKLNVFDKSFYDLSEQTNEIREKEEELKVKTSRLQENNDELKNLSNKIYFQIEHLVQDKAQLQDKIGRLEEKLNQITEGQPDGQNHKDITSLKLSNSSFHEGVKNSSASHSLDTHGSSYSNNSEEQTLKPNDQPRDCSDVYQQGEKMSGIYTIRPTNGTEFRVYCEMTPDAAWTVIQRRADGSLEFNQTWEDYRSGFGDLAGEFWLGLRNIYSLAQQADYILHIELQDWKYNTRFVEYLFTLGNQDTSYTLQVSQVLGNIPSALPEYTPLPFSTSDHHSQHLKCPSETSSGGWWKATCGGTNLNGKYTKPRSRAKSDKKRGQGLFWKPEKGRIYSLRSSKMMLYRTDLENFD, from the exons ATGAAGGTCCTCCTCGTACTCCTTCCCCTGGTTCTGTCCGCGGCCATCGAGAAAAAAGACGAATTCAACTTCGAGTCTTTACCCGCGGAACCCAAACCCAGATTCGCCATGCTGGACGACGTGCGAATCTTAGCCAACGGCCTCCTACAGCTCGGCCACGGCCTGAAAGATTTTGTCCAGAAGACGAAAAACCAGATCAACGAGATCTTCCAGAAACTCAACGTTTTCGACAAGTCCTTCTACGACCTCTCGGAACAGACCAATGAGAtcagggagaaggaggaggaattGAAGGTGAAAACCTCCAGGCTGCAGGAGAACAACGACGAGCTCAAAAACTTGTCCAATAAAATCTACTTCCAGATAGAACATCTCGTGCAAGATAAAGCCCAGCTTCAAGACAAGATCGGCCGCTTGGAGGAGAAGCTGAATCAGATTACCGAGGGCCAACCGGATGGGCAAAACCACAAAGACATAACTTCGCTGAAA CTCAGCAATTCCAGCTTTCATGAGGGTGTCAAGAATTCATCTGCCAGCCATAGCCTGGATACCCACGGGTCGTCCTATTCCAACAACTCAGAAGAACAGACACTTAAACCAAATG ATCAACCACGAGACTGCAGTGATGTTTACCAGCAGGGCGAGAAGATGAGTGGAATCTATACCATCAGACCCACCAATGGGACAGAATTCAGAGTCTACTGTGAAATGACTCCAG ATGCGGCGTGGACGGTGATCCAGAGACGAGCAGATGGCTCTTTGGAGTTTAACCAGACTTGGGAAGATTACCGAAGCGGTTTTGGTGACCTCGCCG GTGAATTTTGGCTGGGATTGAGGAATATTTACTCTTTGGCTCAGCAAGCGGATTATATTCTTCACATCGAGCTCCAGGACTGGAAGTATAACACTCGATTTGTGGAGTACTTGTTCACCCTTGGGAACCAAGATACAAGTTACACGCTACAAGTCTCACAGGTTCTCGGAAATATCCCCAGCGCTCTACCTGAATACACACCGCTCCCATTCTCCACTAGCGATCACCACTCGCAGCACCTCAAATGTCCCTCCGAAACATCTTCAG GGGGGTGGTGGAAAGCTACCTGCGGCGGAACCAACCTGAATGGAAAATACACAAAACCGAGGTCTAGAGCAAAATCAGACAAGAAGAGAGGTCAGGGGTTGTTCTGGAAACCCGAGAAGGGCAGGATATACTCCCTGAGGTCTTCAAAGATGATGCTTTACCGTACCGACCTGGAGAACTTCGACTAG